In Scophthalmus maximus strain ysfricsl-2021 chromosome 5, ASM2237912v1, whole genome shotgun sequence, the sequence GAGATCCCAACGGGGGCACGAACGGCCTGGGGGAAAAGGGCTACCTGcgggggggcgaggaggaggacggctcCCCGCAGGCGGGCGGCAGCGACATGGAGGCCGGGGACGACGACAAGGCGTGCGTGGTGGACTGCGTGGTGTGCGGGGACAAGTCGAGCGGGAAGCACTACGGCGTGTTCACCTGCGAGGGCTGCAAGAGCTTCTTCAAGAGGAGCGTGCGGCGCAACCTCAGCTACACCTGCAGGTGagcggtgcattgtgggtagtgtagtttTACTTTAAATGGATAGCCCCCGCAGCTAATCGAGTTTGCACACgagctgcagccacagctcgtgtgtgtgtgtgtgtgtgtgtgtgtgtgtacacgcgcgcgctgatggatgatgatgatgaacagatgatgGTAATGGAGGATATGAGTCATGTATTGTTGTCTCTTTACAACATGTCTAGATGAGCTTTGTGTGAGGAGCAAAGCATTAAACACTTCTTTTAACTTGATTGTTAAAAATAATCAGACTTTGTGAAAATCACATTTagtcacatttacacaaaggGACTTATCCTcgagctgcaacaattagtcCATTGAATCCAACAGTTATTCCCCGTCTATGCTGATAatccttttagttttttgggtACAGTTTCTGGTTTCGTTctcaaatgtgatgattttgCAGGTTGTCTTTGTCTTGTATCACAGGACATTGAATATCATTTGCCATTTGGATAGTGAAAAATGCCAGTGatgacattgacatttcataacgATTTTAAAAGATGAACCTTTGATAAAATATACTCATTGGTCGGTGCCCTTTCTTTGCTCCAATGTCTGTGTAccatcattcattttgtccatCAACCCATCAGGAGTGAAAAGTCATATTTGATATGGAGATGTGTTCAAATTTGGTGAATGGTTCAACTCATGCTTCTTTTAGTTCCTAAGTTAAAGTGTCAGGGTTGCAgcaatattttttacttttcaattaATCTACAGTTTATTTGTACAGTcaacaaattaataattcagtctGTCAAACGTCATAACATTATGACATACGGTCCATCACAAGATTTTTGAAGCTGGAATTGACCTTGACATGTTTTAAAATTGAacaatcaataataatatcaatattcaAGATCACTGCTTTTGTAATAATCTGTCTGTAATCTGTGTCTGTTAAAGGCGGTAGGCACTTGCAAATCATTTCATCACTGCAGCAGTACCGTTTATACGTTTGTCAAAGGGTTCGGACATTTTCGACATCCTCACTCCAACCCCAAGTCCcatcatgttttctttgtgttctcAGGTCAAACAGGGAGTGTCAGATCGACCAGCACCACAGGAACCAGTGCCAGTACTGTCGCCTGAAGAAGTGTTTCCGCGTTGGCATGCGCAAAGAAGGTATCTGTCTGATACTCATCCGTAAAAACTTCATTCATTCTGATCCTTAAGAAACCTGCGCGAGATACCGTGGGGCACGCTGGGATCGCACTTGTATAATGCTGCAAGTTTTGCACTTGAGCTGATATTTAGTTCAATGAAGAGACTTCTCATTACTCCCATCAGttgtaaaggggaaaaaaaatcaatcttaTTTAAATTAGCGTTAGCCATTATCTTTTATCCTCTGCTCCATGAGCTccaaagagcagagaaaatgcCACACATTGGTGTCGAGGCCCTATCATGTCTAAGCTAGCCATGCGTGTCAGCTCAGTGCCACGTACTAAGTGGCTTAATCTAGTGCCTGCATAAGAGTGACTGAGAGGGATGGAGCGCAAAGACACCTGCGTCCCAGAGCCTTAAGCCCCTGGTTGAAGCTGAAGCAGGAACCGTCTGACTCGTTGGCTCGACCGAGAAGAATCCAATATGGGGATTTCACCTTAAGCGGCAGAGGCCGGTCAATgcattattaaatatcctgctgatagaaacacaaagagacaaacataaGATAAATACTCTGCATTTCAATACAAATAGAcaatatatttgacattttcaatgtttgttaATAGCCTTTAGATGTGGTTTTGGAGGTTTTACGAGTTGTTTTTATCTGACACTCACAGATCATAAATCATGCTCATTAGACACTTAATGGCTCCCCACAGGGAAATTCCCTCTGCTTGACCGCCCccacagggaggtcagaggtcagattcAGTGACCGAGCAGGATTCCTTTGCTTGGAAAGGAGTCAGTGTCTTGCTGAAGGATACTTAAGCAGGAGCCGTTGCTTACCACATGAAATCCTATTCCCAAATGAAGGAGTCTCTATCCAAGAGGCTGCTCTGCTCTCTGTGCTGGTGGTAATGCCGTCTGTTATGGCTACGGTACTTTCTCTATGCTCGGTGACGTTCTTGGTCTCGTAGGGTGGGTTTGAGCTCAGAAACAGTCCTCTGTGGGTATACGGATGATAATACTAAGGTGTCTGCAACAGCATGTTGTAATTCTCCTCCAGAGTTAATATTGCAGTTAATTAGAGTTTTAATGGAAAGTAAATTGTTGCCTCAAAGTCattacatttctgaaaatgaatatttcttTCCTGGTTTCGCGTCGAGGGATCAATCTGGGCTCGGCTGTGCCTCCTTTTAATCCGGAAGAATAGTTTCCTAATCAAGTCATACCTGTCTGCTGATAATCTGACGCTCACCACCGGATGAACTCCGTTTtaacttttcttcctctccattttTATCTCCaaatccctcctcctcctcctccctatcCTTCACAATTCTTGTCctcttctcatcttctcttcttctttccatcacctctcctctcctcccctttgtCCCCCAACCAAACTACAGCAGTTCAACGCGGTCGCATCCCACCTCAGGCGAGCCTCAGCCCCTCCATCACGCCCATAGGTGGCGCCAGTGGTCTCGGAGGCGGTGAGTTTTATAATAACAATGGAGGAAGTGGCGGAGGTCAGCCAGTGTCAGAGCTAATTTCTCAGCTGCTTCGAGCCGAGCCTTATCCCAGCAGTCGCTATGGGCACCAGTACAACCAACAGGCCGGACCGGATAACGCCATGGGCATTGATAATATCTGTGAACTGGCTGCCAGGCTACTCTTCAGCACCGTGGAGTGGGCCAGAACCATCCCCTATTTCCCTGAGCTGCCTGTTTCAGACCAGGTCGGTAGATGCAATTTCatataaaattatttaaaaatatgttgtttgaTGCGGATGAATTTCTCTCTGGAATATCTGAAAGAATCCGACGGGAAAGGTTGGAGGAATTGTGTCGACATCAAGTATAAATATACAATGAATGCAgtgaatattaaaaatggaTGAGAACAACGTAGGGGTGattaacacactcacaaatcCACAGGTGGCCCTGCTGAGGCTGAGCTGGAGCGAGCTGTTCATCCTCAACGCGGCCCAGTCGGCCCTGCCGCTCCACATGGCTCCCCTTTTGGCCGCGGCCGGCTTCCACTCCTCGCCCATGTCTGCCGAGCGCGTGGTGTCCTTCATGGACCAGGTGAGGGTGTTCCAGGACCAGGTGGACAAGCTCAGCCGGCTGCAGGTGGACTCCGCTGAGTACAGCTGTCTCAAGGCCATCGCACTGTTCTCACCGGGTAATTGTCTCTGCTcatctgcttttatttgaaCAGAATGCTGTAGAAACCACCGCAGGAAGACACTTTGTGAGgcacaaatttaaataaaaagaccaGAGGACAAAGCACTTTACATACCAGTTTGGAGCCCATTTCCCATtgcacaacagttttttttcattacactcTCACTGTTGGTAAACATGTCTttcacacttcctgtttttaacACAggctttctgttttgttgtatCCAATCACAAGCCCTAACAGAGACTCAGAAGACTTTATCCAACTGTTTCACAGGCTGACTGGGACGAGTAAACTactgatacaaaaataaaaataagcagtaaaaaaaagtagctgAGAAGAAGAATCCCTTGTCTGAAAGTGATTGGAGAGCTACTGTGAATTTAGCTGCTGTGGCACCATCTCCTGGCTTACTAATGAAAATGCAGacatgttttatgttctgtatAATTAGCGCATTCATTGACCAATATGCAATGCTGTACATTTTTGACTCCATTCTACCATGACACATAGCTcttaaaagcttttttattaaaagcaaATACTGTTTAGTTATATTTGGGGTTAGTAGAGTTTAAATGTCTCTTTCCTCATACATCATATGATGAGGCCCAATTTTTGTCCATCACGTTACTTTCTGGGGTTTCAACCTGCCTCTTAGCTCATCACGACTCTTTATGTAACCTGCCCACACTATTAAGTAACtgccttttcctccctcccactcAGATGCCTGCGGTCTAACGGACCCAGTCCACGTGGAGTCTCTGCAGGAGAAGGCTCAGGTGGCTCTGACGGAGTACGAGAGGATGCAGTATCCCAGTCAGCCTCAGCGCTTCGGTCGCCTGCTGCTGCGCCTCCCCGCCCTGCGCGCCGTTCCCGCAAGCCTCATCTCCCAGCTCTTTTTCATGCGCCTGGTAGGAAAGACACCCATTGAGACGCTGATCCGCGACATGCAGCTCTCCGGAAGCTCGATCAGCTGGCCGTATGTCCCAGGACagtagccccccccctccccccctcaaTGGACAAGGTCTCCGCCTGGGATAAATGACGACAAGGACCCACAGGAAACCTCCTGACTCATCGTCATCCATCTGTGTAGTTATCAAACTCGAGTGCCAGCTGGCCgtcatacatactgtactgtaacccccccctctcccaaaTAAAACAAGCCCTCTGTCTCCACACGGGCCTCCACAGAAGAGACAGGAGCCAGTGCCAGTGTGGATATGTCTTGTTGCGAGCCAGGTTGCTCTGGTGCCAGGTCTCAGGCGAGAGAGCAGCTCTTCACGCTGGGCTCCGATATGGCCGCCACAGCCAGTCATGCGACCACCTACATGCCATAGTGACTAAAGACGCTGCAGCTTCATGTAGAGGGCGGCAGCACCCTGCTACAAATCCATCCAGAGAACAAAACTGCCCCGCCACTGAACGTCAGCggagtcatttttttcccacactgaGCTCATCTCCCACGACTCATCATTTGTGATACAGTGATGTTTTTATCACAAAATGATTATGGTGACTCTAATTGAACGGTCTGAAGTATCAGAAAGCTGTGGTTGTGCTATGAACTGACTATAAGACACAGTGAAGGGACTTGTTGTCGAACAGAGAATTCTCAATTCACCGCTCTCTCTTACCTTAACACTGGAGGAGGAAGCCAACGAACTGctcaaaagaaatggaaatgaaataaaaaaccaaGGAAAACTCACCAAAGTCTATCACATTGTCCTCAGATGATTTTTACATGAGAataataattactattattaataattagtACACAGAGTCGAGATAAGGAGACGAACGGACTCTTGTGACTGCCTGACCATCCAGTGAACAATGCATTTATAAATCCATTCACAGGGCTCACTGTTGCTGTAGTTTGAGAAGATTAAAAAGAGAACGGACTAATACCTCACTAGACATCAGAATGCTTTCGTCCAATATTTCCTAAACACAAACCTCTGTAAATGTTGTTCACCGGAAACCGCCTTCTTTTTTGACAACTGCCTTGTTATTCAGTATGAATTTGGGATACCCGTGACATGAGTGTTACATACCTCttgtacctttaaaaaaacaaagccccaacattgtttttcatttgtgtttcgaATTTGAGTTTTACTGTCTGAATATAATGAGTTCAGCCATGAAATATCTTTTATAGAGAAAACATCTGGCTGGCACATGAATTTAACTTGGGTTCCAGGACAATAAACAATTCAAGATAATGAGTTCAACAAATTCAGTTGGTGATTAGTTTACAACCAACTCTAATATCTTCTGGAGGCATTGATACcttgaaaaatgtattgaaatgtgtatatatattacagcCAACTTTGTCCTTTTGCatgttcaaatgttgttttggaTCTCTGCTAAGTTGAGAATTTCcctctttttaaatatatgtaattcAAGGTTCCTTTGAAGTGTTGCTTTCCCTGTTGGTTCATTTAAACGactaaacattttttcttatatgtatttacatgaaaaatacCTCTGTCATCTGTTCAGATGTCAAAACAGACGCTTACCTTCATGCCATAGAGCGGCTATGACGTGGAGATGCTCTCCTCTCTTAAGCATCCGAGTGAATCTTTACCGTAGCGAGTGATGTGAGACGATGTTGTGATGAATGAGGATGCACTTGGAGGATACTCGATGCCAAAATATCACACTGTCTGTGGCGAGTTAAAAGAAGACGGGGGCCACATTTGACAGGTCCACAAGGATTTACCTCACAGTGGTGTTTCAAGTGGCGAGTTTACAAAGTCACAACTGTAAAATAGTTGATTTTCATAGCATAGAATCAACTCTTAATAGAACGTGTTTCATCAATTacaagaaaggaagaaaaaaattatcaaactCTGCTTCTTGATCTGCCACCAGTCCTTCTCAACGTTATTTGGATATTCTTCTTTTAGGCACaactcacacaaacatgtcacagaaaagagagaaaaaaaagataaatatactATTAATGTTTTCTTATGTTTGTGTTACTGagtttttaagtttaaaaaaaaatttcatgtGTATGGCAacgttattaaaaaaatcaaaagatgaCAATGCGTcttttgttatgtttgttttttcaagctGTGTTGTAATTACATCTGTAGAATGCCAAATAAACACTGCAACATGTACCATCCCTGTAGGCGCGTATTCATATTCAGTGTTTTAATCGttataatatttacattatcGTCTCCTCTTAATCTTCATTCACGACATATCtatacaaaaacagacattcgTTAGACATTCTCTATTTAAGTTAAATGGGGATGCTGTCGCTGTAATGGCGACAGGTGGAGGGCTTCTTGCTGTGTCTTAAGTGTGAACACGAAATGAGAAGTAACAAAGGAAAATGTTACACAATGTTCGACGAATTCAAACGTGATCGGTGTCAGTTGTCAAGAAGAACGAGCAAAGTCTGTCGTAAGCTTCACATTGTAATAAAGGGATTAAAGAGTTGTAAATATTGGTGTCAAACATGTCTGACTGAGCTGAACTGCTGCAATCCAGACAGTAAAACTGAATGAAGACGGGGGACGAGTCCTTGTTTCTTTAGCCCTGTCAGTGTTCGTCCTCAGTGGTGCGGACATGTTATTGAGACACACTAACAAAGACCTTGGTCATAGATTTTTACCAGACGCTTGATGTGGAAAAGCTTTTGCCGAAGTTGTTTGCTCTGCTTCTTCTTGGCTTGATGGTCTGGTGTCTGGAGGAAAGAGCAGATATTAGACTATCAGTACTACaccgtagtagtagtagtagacgTACTACAAGTAGTAGaactgacattttgagaaactaattcacttttttattgtacaaGCATTGAGAAAATCTTTTGCTGCGTACTTCACATGTGAgatgtgtgtgaaaatgacCGGACCCAATTTCCTTTTtcagagttcacgtctgaaaattGATTTCGATGCCACAGATCTAAAAACACTCACCCTTTTATAGTCTTTCAGCCGGTTATACTCCCCTGCCACACCCtgagaacagaaaaacaacgtCAATCACATGATTGTGCGGAAATTATGCCACGAAAATATTTAAGTAGATTCTTAAAATGTAGCACAAAAATACATGATGTTGTTCATCGTCAAATCTAATGACAAAAACGCACAAAGTACTTAAGTGAGTGAAATCAGTTTATCATCACTACTTAATGTTTCAGTCTGACAGATTGGTACTGACTCTGACAGCTGTGGCTGTATATTCTTTCAGAAGCAGTATTATCCCACTCTGCTGTTGCTTACCTTGTACTTCGTGGAGCCTTCGTCCAACATGTCCAGTTCTCGGTTCAGCTTGTGCATCTGGTCGCTGATGTCGTCCATGTCGGCACAGAGGCTCTTGTAGCGAGCCAGATCAGAGTCAAACTCCCGCTTGtactgctgccgctgctcgtCTGAAGATATCTCTGGGTACAGCCTGGAGTGGGACGTTGAAGTGGACACATGAAATCgtaatcatattaaaaacattatttgggTTGTGCCACATACAGAGAGGGATtagctttttatattttttttatctgtcttcTTACCAgagttaaattaaaataattttaacagTTGGCCTACTTAAAGACACAGGTGATTTTCACCAGTGTTAGTGGTATTACAACCTTTTGTTCTGCAATAGCATGAACACTGAGTGTTtgagcaaacattttttcttaaaggAAACATGACACTGTCTGACTGATGTAAAATAATCAATTTGACCAAGTATTGACACTGACTGATTGACAGACTGACTTTTGCTTGCTTCAAGCCACAGATTCTGGATGATAATCTTTAAATTCAAGCATTTTGTCACCCAAAACTACAATATTATCTATTGTTGTGTAtgaaaaaatcaattcaattattAGAAGTATACAATACAGCTCTTCAGTGTCATTCCTTTGGTCAATTGGTTGGataacagaaatgaaaacatcatagtaAGACAATTATTTAAGCTTGAATTCAAATCTTTTTCATGTTATGCAGCCTGGCTTTAGTTGCATTTAACGCTgtacattaattttttttcttctacctAACTTTCAGCAGAGCAGGGGCCCACCTGTATAGGTAATCTGTCTGGTCCCGGTCCAGTTCATTGCCAGTGTCTCCGGTGGTGTACCCAGTTTCATACTGAGACTCCAACATCTCCTGAGCAGCAGGCCGACGCTCCCGATCcgtcctctctttcctcttcacgTGATGGGGAGGTGGCTTTCGGACGCCGTCGGTCTCGtccgaggagctgctggagtAAACGGTGACCCTGCTGTTCTGGTACAGAGGCTCCGCGCCCTCACGATTACTGTTGTCAGCCGGGGAACTAGGGGAGATGCATGATGTTATAAGCCTAAATATGCTTGGACGTCTACAGCCACATCAATACACATTGGCTCCAGTCACAGCTGACAGTGTGTGAGAGGCGGGGTGCACCCctgacaggtcgccagcccatcacagggacatacatatagagacaaacaaccactcacactcacaccaaTCGTCAGTTTATAGTCTGCTTTTTACCTAGGCTGCATGTGAAAACCCCACGCAGACACGAGGAGAACATACCAGTGCTCTAGTGATGGCAGGTTGAGGTTACTGGAATTCTTACCTgctggtggcgctagaggaaaaATCTGTGAATCACCAAAGTCATGAGTCTACATCCCCTGGGCACTTTGAATGTCCCTACACTAATTCCATGACAGCCATCAAatagctgttgagatatttcagtctggaccaaagtagGGGACTAACAACCAAACACCAGGCCAACGTTGTTATCCACAGCAACGTCACTAGCATGGCAAATAAATTAATCGATAAACCAGTGTGCAGGCTCTTTTATCCAAGTAGCTGCATGAAAAATTGAATCATTACAAAAGTAGGAGTGCAGAGTTTGACAAATGAAGTTTTCCCGTATGAAACCATACATCATGACATATTTCTTTCACG encodes:
- the nr2f6a gene encoding nuclear receptor subfamily 2 group F member 6a isoform X1; the protein is MAMVSGGWGDPNGGTNGLGEKGYLRGGEEEDGSPQAGGSDMEAGDDDKACVVDCVVCGDKSSGKHYGVFTCEGCKSFFKRSVRRNLSYTCRSNRECQIDQHHRNQCQYCRLKKCFRVGMRKEAVQRGRIPPQASLSPSITPIGGASGLGGGEFYNNNGGSGGGQPVSELISQLLRAEPYPSSRYGHQYNQQAGPDNAMGIDNICELAARLLFSTVEWARTIPYFPELPVSDQVALLRLSWSELFILNAAQSALPLHMAPLLAAAGFHSSPMSAERVVSFMDQVRVFQDQVDKLSRLQVDSAEYSCLKAIALFSPDACGLTDPVHVESLQEKAQVALTEYERMQYPSQPQRFGRLLLRLPALRAVPASLISQLFFMRLVGKTPIETLIRDMQLSGSSISWPYVPGQ
- the nr2f6a gene encoding nuclear receptor subfamily 2 group F member 6a isoform X2 codes for the protein MAMVSGGWGDPNGGTNGLGEKGYLRGGEEEDGSPQAGGSDMEAGDDDKACVVDCVVCGDKSSGKHYGVFTCEGCKSFFKRSVRRNLSYTCRSNRECQIDQHHRNQCQYCRLKKCFRVGMRKEVQRGRIPPQASLSPSITPIGGASGLGGGEFYNNNGGSGGGQPVSELISQLLRAEPYPSSRYGHQYNQQAGPDNAMGIDNICELAARLLFSTVEWARTIPYFPELPVSDQVALLRLSWSELFILNAAQSALPLHMAPLLAAAGFHSSPMSAERVVSFMDQVRVFQDQVDKLSRLQVDSAEYSCLKAIALFSPDACGLTDPVHVESLQEKAQVALTEYERMQYPSQPQRFGRLLLRLPALRAVPASLISQLFFMRLVGKTPIETLIRDMQLSGSSISWPYVPGQ